From Rhodopseudomonas palustris:
CGTCGAGGTGCAGCGCGGCTCGATGGACATCGTCGAGCCGAACCCGCAGCGCTAAGCGGATGGACCGCATTGCCATCATCGGCGCCGGCGTGGCGGGATTGGCCGCCGCCCGGCGGCTCGTCCTGGCGGGCCACCGTCCGATCCTGATCGCCCCCGATTCAGCGGTGCCGAACCGCGGCGAAACGCTGTCGCCGAAAGCGCTGACATTGCTCGAAGCGCTGCAATGGCCGCACCTGCTCGACGCCGACAGTACGTTGCCCGGCGACGGCCGGTTCTCGGTCTGGGGCGACGCCACGCTGCGCAAGGCGCCGGACCACGAGGGGCTCGGCTATCATCTGGATCGCGCCCAGTTCGAACGGCTGATGCGGACGGCTCTGTTCGCGCACGACCTCGAGCAGGCGCGGACCAGCGTGACCGCGATCGCGCACCGGCCTGCTTGTGTCGAACTGACGCTCGCCGATCGGGCCGTGATCTCGGCGCCCGCGGTGATCGACTGCACCGGACGCGCGGCGCTGTCGTCCGGGGAGGCCGCGCAGCGCCGGCGGCTCGACCGCCTGATCGCGGCGTGGCGCGTGCTCGATCTGCCCGACGATGCCGAGACCGTGGCGGCGACGCTGGTCGAAGCGGTGGAACTCGGCTGGTGGTACATGTCGCCGCTGCCCGGCCGGCGGATGATGCTCGGCCTGTTCACCGACAGCGATCTCGTCCCAACCGGCGTCGCGCAGGACGGCGTGCGCTGGGCCGGCCTCGCAGCCGGCACCCGCGCGATCGCGCCGCGGCTCGCGAGCCTCGGGCTGGAGGCGTCCGCGGCGGAGACGCCGCCGGCGATCGCGCCGGCCGCGTCGATCACCGTCGGCCGTCTCGTCGAGGGCCGCATCGTGCGGGCCGGCGATGCCGCCGCGGCACTCGATCCGATCGGCGCCAACGGCCTCGCCACCGCGCTGTGGAGCGGCACCCAGGCGGCGGGGGCGGCGCTCGGCCTGGCCAGGGGCGATGCCGACGCCGGCGCAGCCTATGAGCGCGACTATCTGCAGGGCGTCGCGCATCAGTTCGCGGCCCAGAACGCGATGTACGCCTCGGAGCAGCGCTTCGCCGACGCGCCGTT
This genomic window contains:
- a CDS encoding NAD(P)/FAD-dependent oxidoreductase; this translates as MDRIAIIGAGVAGLAAARRLVLAGHRPILIAPDSAVPNRGETLSPKALTLLEALQWPHLLDADSTLPGDGRFSVWGDATLRKAPDHEGLGYHLDRAQFERLMRTALFAHDLEQARTSVTAIAHRPACVELTLADRAVISAPAVIDCTGRAALSSGEAAQRRRLDRLIAAWRVLDLPDDAETVAATLVEAVELGWWYMSPLPGRRMMLGLFTDSDLVPTGVAQDGVRWAGLAAGTRAIAPRLASLGLEASAAETPPAIAPAASITVGRLVEGRIVRAGDAAAALDPIGANGLATALWSGTQAAGAALGLARGDADAGAAYERDYLQGVAHQFAAQNAMYASEQRFADAPFWRRRQIISSEPDPKERTA